Below is a genomic region from Pleuronectes platessa chromosome 18, fPlePla1.1, whole genome shotgun sequence.
GCTGCAGCCTCAGTGTCTGGAAACccctctgtgtccttcaggccaACTTTAACTCCTGGAGAAGGACGACAAGATGTGGAGATGACCCCAGTAGATTCGGTCAGGCATATAATTCTGCGTTTCTGTCCAGAACATTGTTCCTATATACTAAATTTAACTAgtttgtgtctaacacattctctgatgctaattatgttcttgttttattcccacagccCACAAGACAATCGCCTCAACTACCTAGAGCAACCCTAGGTCTATCTCAAAGGTACTGATGCAACACTATCAGAGATGCTCTGATTGATTTGGTATCAATACACCGAAATTCATTAGTGATTataccataaaaacaatatatataataattattatttcacagattgctggcaaaaaaaacatttttgtagtaataagttccaacaatgataatgaaatgaaaatgaaaaacaagacaattaCAACGATTTTCAAATGTTTGGCATATGTCTGACttctttttgtgaagtttatgaaCTTCGGTCGTACTTACtgtacccttgttacccatctatAAGTCCAATTGGCCTGTGTAGCCCCACCTATCCTCTGTTCAGAAGATAGTTATTTACTGtagtatatataaataaataaattagtgAGTTAGTAGTCAcgcaatgaaaaatgtaaatgtgattgtgttgtgGTATTGTGTGTGTAAAACCTCCTAATTTTCAGACTTTTAAAAAtggatatttaattttattccaATGGTTTGCATCACTGTCatatttaaaagataaaaaattacCAACAACATATCGAACTCAACAAAAATATTGACTACTCTCTATTTTTTCACTTGCTTGTTTGTTATTATGTCCATGACATCATACTTGTAAGCCTGATGAGGGCGCTCTTACTGACCATAAGGAGAAATACAGATGCGGCTCCTTTAAATGGCTCATACCATTAATGGCGGAAGAGGGGTGGTGGTAATGTAAGTGTTTCAACAACATGTTGGCTTTATCTTCTGATATATGCTGCACAGAGGGGAATATGCGttgtattaatatctgacaCGTTGTACACATTGTGTTAACgtggaaacaaacacatgtgttAGTGTTGTGCCTGTGAGCAGCGGGGATCTGAGGAGCGGAGGGGGattaacagaagaagaagaagaaactctcATGTCAAACAGCCCGAGTCGGTGAAGAGGCGCAGACATGTCGGGTCACAGCCGAGCTAACGGCCCCGGATCCGGCGGCAAACCGCCGCAGCCCACGGTGACAGCGGAATACTGCGCGCAGCTTCAGCAGTGGATGTGGGGCTACTACTGGAGCTACACCGGGTGGCAGAGCTGGCTCTCCCTGTCCGCCCTCTCCTTCCCCCCGCCCGTCCGGACACCGGCTGCCGGTGGTGGTGTAGGTGGTGCACCGTGGCTCAACTGGAACCCTTATCTCCCCGGCCTCCCCCCGCCCCCGGGGTCCTCCCCTCATCCCGGGGGTGCACACATCCAGCACAGCGCGACCCCTGATCCCCGGGCAGCCCAGGAGCACGACCCCCCTCAGGCAGGTGAGTCAATGCTGGGAGCCCCCACAGCCCCCTGACCCCCTGACCCCAGGGACTCCAGACCCCTGTATCCCAAGATATTGAGtagaaaataacaacaacaataataatcagcAGGTGCAGCAGCACATGCTCAAATGTTTCCTTTGTTGCTCTAAATCCACCTTCATGCAACAGATGCTGTCACTTATTTGTCTCAATCACCGAAGGAATCACTTAATGAAGAAAATCAGAAGGCTGATAATattcatttggaacaacttgtGCAAACAACATTCACCGACATACAAGTTACAAGGGAGTTAAACAAGGGTTAATACGAATAAATAACAAAGtgacaatgacaataaaaacagatgagaaaGTGGATCAGAAGATCAGCCACTAACAAGGCGGGGatctaagaaaaagaaaaaaagattacaGAGGTGAGAAAGGATTTGGAGAATTCACAAGCAGGTCAAACACAAAGACGTCTTAGAGACAACAAGGAAAATCTCATATAACAGCCTCATATATAACACATGAAATATATATCTCACAAAACAAGGAAGTCTCACAACTTGTTCAGGAGGCCATGTTCTCTGTGCTGCCCCGGAGAAAAGAACACGCATCTCTTTTGTTTTACTCCAGTGACCTCAGAACAGTTTTTAGCAGATGATTTTCAGAAAGTATTCTTTGGGATCCGCTGCTGTAGCAGACAATGTTCTGCCTCATCCTCCACTCGCTGTGTGAGGGTTATTGTGTCTAAGCTCGGTCATGGGTCTGTTAGGAAGCAGGCTTAAGTGAGGAAACAAGCTTATATGCTTAGAGTCGGTGTAAGAGCTCTCTGAAGCTTTGTTAGCTCTGATCAGACCTATTGTACCTGGTCAGTGATTCAAGTTTATACATTAAGTTAATGCAGAATTATAAACTGTATTCATTTAGCACCTTTCAGCACAGCTTGAAGCTCAAAATGAATAATTGAAGGCAAACAACTGGAAGCAATTCAAAAGCATTTGAAGATCACACAGGAACTTTGCACAAATACAGCAATACAAAAATTGGTATTGATACTGGTTGTAAGATAGTAAGGCAGAAGAAAGCACACCTATAGAAGTTGGTCTTTAAGGAGTTTGCCAGACGGATCTTGTCCTGGTCCTGAGCCGGGACTGGGGAAAGGTGAGCAGGGCCTCAGGTTCTGACCGGGAGTATGGTGTCAAAAGATCTGTACTTAGGTGCAGGTGCTGAATAGGGCCTTTAAACGTCAGctataaaatcttaaaatcaattctaaaatgTACTGGGAGCTAATAAAGAGCAGCTAAAGAGTAATATGCTCTCTTTTAGCAGATTGGAGTCTGGTTGCTGCGTTTCGGTTGATCAGTAGTTTATGTCGACTCTGTTGCTTAAGGCAGGTGAAGAAAGACCTGCAGTGATCCAAACAAGAGGAAACGAATGATCATCTCTGAGTTTCTTCTGGAATATAAAACAATCTTGATCCCTTGCTCGACAGGACGGGAGTACACCatcccctctcctctgcagaggtTCCTGGCAGAGACAGTGGACTTCTTCATCCTGTTCTGTGTGAAGGCCACCATCGTGCTGTGGATCATGCACCTGAGTGGGATGAAGTGAGTGAGAGGAGCTCGGGCAAACAGAGCGGAtggaaggaaagaaaataacAGACGACAACACGGAAGTTGGCGACAGTTGGTGTGACCACGTGATTTGAAATATTCCTCAAGTTTTTCAAGTTGCatattctctttctctttctctccctctccctctctctccccctctttctctctcctttttaaAGGGACATCACCGTACTGATCACCCAGTTCATCGTGGAGGAGATCGACGAGAACACGTCCATGGAGGACCTGCAGAAGATGATGGCTGTGGCTCTGGTCTACAGGGTGTTGGTGTGCTTCTACGAGGTGGGTCACACTTTAATAACTGGGTGTATAAAATAACACATATATATCATAGAGATATATGCAGAATTGATCTTATATGATTATCAAATGACAGTAAATATTCAATCttatttgattaattaaaaatgatttagttGTAAGGAGCAGGACTGAACAACTGTCCTAAAAGCAGTTTGAATAAATGTGGTTCAGGAGATGTCAAtcagaaggttggcagttcgattCCCTCCACTCAAAGAGTAAGAAACACAGTTTGTCCCTCACGCTGGGATCGAGCCGCCTTGTTGCCACGTGCTCTCGTGACATGAGAAGAGTCATTTTCTCCTCAACACAACATTGGTTCCCAGGACACTGATGCAACGCTGCATTCACAGTTGCCTGAGATGAAGTCATGCATCATGTCTCCTGTTTGACTCCTGAGTCAGTGGCTGGTTTTCCCAGGTGGGAACCAGCACTGGGACATTTGGGCACCTATGCGCTGACTAATGACATCACACACTGTAAACCTGAAAAATGAATTCCATCCTTTTCTAACTGCTGTGTTGTAAAGTACTTTTTTAAAGACATTGTCAGGCGTCTTCTTGGTCGTTGTTTGATTGCAGTCCTTGTTGTCCAATCAGACGATCTGTATTTGGGGAGCCGGTGGTGCCACTCCGGGGAAGTTCCTGCTCGGCCTGCGGGTGGTGACGTGCGACACATCCACTCTGGTGCGACCCAACCGAGTCTTCGTCGTCCCGGCGTCTAACGTCTCGCTCTCTGCGTGAGTGATTAC
It encodes:
- the fam8a1a gene encoding protein FAM8A1 isoform X1 produces the protein MSGHSRANGPGSGGKPPQPTVTAEYCAQLQQWMWGYYWSYTGWQSWLSLSALSFPPPVRTPAAGGGVGGAPWLNWNPYLPGLPPPPGSSPHPGGAHIQHSATPDPRAAQEHDPPQAGREYTIPSPLQRFLAETVDFFILFCVKATIVLWIMHLSGMKDITVLITQFIVEEIDENTSMEDLQKMMAVALVYRVLVCFYETICIWGAGGATPGKFLLGLRVVTCDTSTLVRPNRVFVVPASNVSLSASTVRALNKNFSIAFLFPVFITLLFFQHNRTVYDIVAGTIVVQRRGGR
- the fam8a1a gene encoding protein FAM8A1 isoform X2, with the translated sequence MSGHSRANGPGSGGKPPQPTVTAEYCAQLQQWMWGYYWSYTGWQSWLSLSALSFPPPVRTPAAGGGVGGAPWLNWNPYLPGLPPPPGSSPHPGGAHIQHSATPDPRAAQEHDPPQAGREYTIPSPLQRFLAETVDFFILFCVKATIVLWIMHLSGMKDITVLITQFIVEEIDENTSMEDLQKMMAVALVYRVLVCFYETICIWGAGGATPGKFLLGLRVVTCDTSTLVRPNRVFVVPASNVSLSA